One genomic segment of Acinetobacter sp. C26M includes these proteins:
- the pstB gene encoding phosphate ABC transporter ATP-binding protein PstB, with translation MNTIDIMNAVEKDKSVNPQQTEFTSSEAQVQQSNTAFVSQFETASSNKKPKTSEVKISTKDVHVYYGETEAIKGIDLDVYQNEVIAFIGPSGCGKSTFLRTLNRMNDTIDSCRVTGKVTLDNQDIYDPNLDVVLLRAQVGMVFQKPNPFPKSIFDNVAYGPKLHGLARDKYDLEEIVENSLRKAGLWDEVKDRLSQPGTGLSGGQQQRLCIARTIAVSPEVILMDEPCSALDPIATAKIEELISELSEQFTIAIVTHSMQQAARVSDRTAYFHLGDLIEVNSTEKVFTQPDHQLTEAYITGRFG, from the coding sequence ATGAATACGATTGATATTATGAACGCCGTAGAAAAGGATAAATCAGTGAATCCACAGCAAACAGAATTTACGTCATCTGAAGCGCAAGTTCAGCAATCAAATACTGCATTTGTCTCTCAGTTTGAAACGGCTTCTTCAAATAAAAAGCCAAAAACGAGTGAAGTGAAAATCAGTACTAAGGATGTTCATGTTTACTATGGCGAAACTGAGGCAATCAAAGGAATTGACCTTGATGTTTACCAGAATGAAGTGATTGCATTCATTGGTCCATCAGGTTGTGGTAAGTCGACATTCTTGCGTACTTTAAACCGCATGAATGACACCATTGATAGCTGTCGTGTGACGGGTAAAGTGACTTTAGATAATCAAGATATCTACGATCCAAACCTTGATGTGGTATTGCTACGTGCTCAAGTCGGCATGGTTTTCCAAAAGCCAAACCCATTCCCGAAATCAATTTTTGACAATGTTGCTTATGGCCCTAAATTACATGGTCTGGCACGTGATAAATATGATTTAGAAGAAATCGTGGAAAATAGTTTGCGTAAAGCAGGTTTATGGGATGAAGTTAAAGATCGTCTGAGTCAACCAGGTACAGGCCTCTCAGGTGGTCAGCAACAGCGTTTATGTATTGCACGTACCATTGCGGTGAGCCCAGAAGTGATCTTGATGGATGAACCATGTTCGGCACTCGATCCAATTGCGACAGCAAAAATTGAGGAATTAATTTCCGAGTTGTCTGAGCAGTTCACGATTGCAATCGTAACCCACTCTATGCAGCAAGCGGCACGTGTCTCTGACCGTACGGCTTACTTCCATTTGGGTGACTTAATTGAAGTAAACTCGACTGAAAAAGTGTTTACCCAACCTGATCATCAGTTGACTGAAGCCTATATCACAGGTCGTTTTGGTTAA
- the sohB gene encoding protease SohB, which produces MLFHLPKFPAEIRISHLNARVNEQRKRIAQSTASRLELLQLLQQLAKEAKIRKKNDQKIYVLDFKGDVQASAVDTIREEITLILATAKAGHDRVVVRLESPGGMVHGYGLAAAQLVRLRDAGFNVTICVDKVAASGGYMMACIANEIISAPFAVVGSIGVVAQVPNFNRLLKQYNVDFELYTAGEYKRTVTMFGENTPEGKAKFEEELQQTHSLFKHFVEKYRPQLDVAKVATGEHWYGEDARQLNLVDKLQTSDEYLLSLLPKHDIYVINTRKRPTFGEKLGLQAAQMAESLIPAVMGKITDSLAKANSTLVQMRDPKF; this is translated from the coding sequence ATGTTATTCCATTTACCTAAGTTTCCTGCTGAAATTCGTATCAGTCATCTCAACGCGCGTGTGAATGAACAAAGAAAAAGAATCGCGCAAAGCACAGCATCTCGTTTGGAATTATTACAACTCCTTCAACAACTTGCTAAAGAAGCAAAAATTCGTAAAAAGAATGACCAAAAAATCTATGTACTCGACTTTAAAGGTGATGTGCAAGCTTCTGCGGTCGATACCATTCGTGAAGAGATCACTCTGATTTTAGCTACGGCTAAAGCAGGGCATGATCGTGTGGTCGTACGTTTAGAAAGTCCTGGTGGAATGGTACATGGCTATGGTCTAGCAGCGGCTCAATTAGTGCGTTTACGTGATGCAGGCTTTAATGTCACCATCTGTGTCGATAAAGTTGCAGCAAGCGGTGGTTATATGATGGCGTGTATTGCCAATGAAATTATTTCTGCACCTTTTGCTGTAGTGGGTTCGATTGGTGTCGTTGCACAAGTGCCAAACTTTAATCGTTTGTTAAAACAATATAATGTCGATTTTGAACTTTATACCGCAGGTGAATACAAGCGTACTGTGACGATGTTTGGTGAAAATACCCCAGAAGGTAAGGCCAAGTTTGAAGAAGAGCTGCAACAAACCCATTCTCTATTTAAGCACTTCGTTGAAAAATATCGCCCACAATTAGATGTTGCAAAAGTGGCAACAGGTGAGCATTGGTATGGTGAAGATGCACGTCAGCTTAACTTGGTTGATAAGTTACAGACCTCTGATGAGTACTTATTAAGTTTATTACCAAAGCATGATATTTATGTGATTAATACCCGTAAACGCCCAACCTTTGGTGAAAAATTAGGCTTGCAAGCAGCACAAATGGCGGAGAGTTTGATTCCTGCAGTCATGGGTAAAATTACTGATAGTCTTGCAAAAGCAAATAGCACATTGGTACAAATGCGAGATCCTAAATTTTAA
- the blp2 gene encoding Ig-like repeat protein Blp2: MTRVVVFSKKNSNILQDAQLKSVVLNQPSIVQIGVNQADIKSIIKQGNDLVITLKNGEKIVVSGFYSDANLTEHSLAISKTEGSYAIAEFDDSGKFVGYSSATSLAQFAYTEPVTQAMPVQTTENDLGISKSQLWKVGLAALVAEGTYLWAVKDDDKDDKNKSDNKPIDITPPAIKATIATDDSQMITVKTEANVRIEIKDSTGKILATGQADAQGNYTFKLPQPLPAGEKVTVTAIDSAGNAAKSEVVGNKDVTPPDAPMAQLNADGTIVSGKTEANAKVSVYDADGKLLGTVTANKEGLYSIKVSPALTSDKGGTVIAQDAAGNKSTPSKVIAGKDTLPPDQPLVDVNKEGTSIQGRAEANSKVQIKDADGKVIGSGTADAQGKFQITLSPALTADKKASIIIEDAAGNQSKPLEISAGKDTIAPDKALVQINAAGDSVTGIAEANSKIEIKSANGKTVLGTGTADANGKFTIPINPILTDKNIGKVYVVDAAGNRSEATDVIGTKDTIAPNSPVLQKVIDDVGAVKGAIAAGSDTDDSKPKLEGTGEAKAVLTIYDNGQPIGTVTVGDNGNWSFEITKDLGLGTHKITLTQTDAAGNISEMSSAFSFNVVAPVVKASLADAIDLNTLPTRQAEPTSESAVMEKPDLNELLAPSNQSSNQLDRILDQLLVGQTIATVVNNSGNSDSANLDYPQSIKADPLDQLTVLQHSII; the protein is encoded by the coding sequence ATGACAAGAGTCGTTGTTTTTTCAAAGAAAAACTCAAATATTCTACAAGATGCACAATTGAAAAGTGTGGTTTTAAACCAACCTTCAATCGTGCAAATTGGCGTAAATCAGGCGGATATTAAATCAATTATCAAGCAAGGTAATGATCTTGTCATTACATTAAAAAATGGTGAAAAGATTGTTGTTAGTGGTTTTTATAGTGATGCCAATCTGACTGAACATAGTTTGGCAATTTCTAAAACAGAAGGTTCCTATGCAATCGCTGAATTTGATGATTCAGGCAAATTTGTAGGTTATTCATCAGCGACCTCACTGGCGCAATTTGCTTATACCGAGCCAGTTACACAAGCGATGCCTGTTCAAACTACGGAGAATGATTTAGGCATTAGTAAATCACAATTATGGAAAGTCGGTTTAGCTGCTTTAGTTGCTGAAGGCACGTATTTGTGGGCCGTCAAAGATGACGATAAAGATGATAAAAATAAGAGTGATAACAAGCCAATAGATATAACCCCACCTGCAATTAAAGCCACAATAGCAACTGATGATTCGCAAATGATCACTGTAAAAACAGAGGCAAATGTTAGAATCGAAATTAAAGATTCAACAGGGAAAATACTTGCAACGGGACAAGCGGATGCTCAGGGAAATTACACCTTTAAATTACCCCAGCCCTTGCCAGCAGGTGAAAAAGTTACGGTAACGGCAATCGATAGTGCTGGAAATGCTGCGAAGAGTGAAGTTGTTGGAAATAAAGATGTGACCCCACCTGATGCACCAATGGCACAATTGAATGCTGATGGTACGATTGTCTCTGGTAAGACTGAAGCGAATGCTAAAGTGTCGGTTTACGATGCTGATGGGAAATTACTTGGTACCGTTACCGCAAATAAAGAAGGTCTATACTCAATTAAAGTTTCACCTGCATTAACCAGTGACAAGGGAGGAACAGTGATTGCTCAAGATGCAGCAGGGAATAAATCCACTCCATCTAAAGTCATTGCTGGAAAAGATACTTTGCCACCTGACCAACCTTTGGTCGATGTAAATAAAGAGGGGACTTCCATTCAAGGTCGGGCTGAAGCTAATAGCAAAGTACAGATAAAAGATGCTGATGGAAAAGTGATTGGCAGTGGAACTGCGGATGCGCAAGGCAAATTTCAAATTACGCTTTCACCCGCATTAACCGCAGATAAAAAAGCTTCAATCATTATTGAAGATGCGGCAGGAAACCAATCCAAACCACTTGAGATCAGCGCAGGGAAAGACACCATTGCACCAGACAAAGCCTTAGTTCAAATCAATGCGGCAGGAGACTCAGTTACGGGGATTGCCGAAGCAAACAGTAAGATAGAAATTAAAAGTGCGAATGGAAAGACAGTATTGGGCACAGGTACAGCAGATGCTAATGGAAAATTTACCATTCCAATAAACCCTATTTTGACTGATAAAAATATCGGTAAAGTTTATGTTGTGGATGCGGCAGGTAACCGCTCTGAGGCAACGGATGTAATCGGTACCAAAGATACGATTGCCCCAAATAGTCCAGTCTTGCAAAAAGTAATAGATGATGTTGGAGCAGTAAAAGGGGCGATTGCAGCGGGTAGCGATACTGATGACAGCAAACCAAAATTAGAAGGTACGGGGGAAGCAAAAGCAGTACTTACGATTTATGATAATGGGCAACCTATAGGCACTGTTACTGTAGGTGATAATGGAAACTGGAGTTTTGAAATTACGAAAGATTTAGGGTTGGGAACACATAAAATTACGTTGACTCAGACTGATGCTGCTGGAAATATTAGTGAAATGAGTAGTGCATTTAGCTTTAATGTGGTCGCGCCTGTAGTGAAAGCATCTTTGGCAGATGCGATTGATCTGAATACCTTACCAACCCGACAAGCTGAACCAACGTCTGAATCTGCCGTTATGGAAAAGCCAGATTTAAATGAATTGTTAGCACCTTCAAATCAGTCCTCAAATCAATTAGATCGCATTTTAGATCAATTGCTTGTAGGTCAAACAATTGCAACTGTAGTGAACAACTCTGGCAATTCTGATTCAGCCAATCTTGATTACCCACAAAGTATCAAAGCTGATCCATTAGATCAGCTTACTGTATTGCAGCACTCTATTATTTAA
- the pstA gene encoding phosphate ABC transporter permease PstA, which yields MSSSNTSPLDPKLLDPQVAAEQREQRKRKIQSSLAKRHRKEKTFRFAGISAVVIALAFVALLFGSILAKGLPSFWQSSITVPVFFDPAIINVGAKPKQTAGETPAHFEERMVAWQTEMGMVDWDALIVNGIVAKNKALESQRDYLSSLYTSSEAYRLRDMVLKNPALIGSKEEIKFLADANVDVWLAGNIDRSLPDDQQQLEPEVRQLADQLKAEGIIKSTFNTNLFFSPDSRSSPATSGLAGAFMGSLFMMMIVIVISIPIGVASAIYLEEFAPKNMMTDIIEVNINNLAAVPSIVFGLLGAAIFIAWMQLPLSAPLVGGLVLSLMTLPTVIITTRASLKAVPPSIRQAALGLGASKVQTIFHHVLPLALPGIMTGAIIGVAHALGETAPLLLIGMSAFVASVPTTPLDQATALPVQVYLWQGNELRNFFEGRTAAAIIVLLALMIGLNSLAIWLRKKFEVRW from the coding sequence ATGAGTTCATCAAATACATCTCCTCTGGATCCGAAGTTATTGGATCCTCAAGTAGCTGCTGAACAACGTGAGCAGCGTAAAAGAAAGATTCAAAGTTCTTTGGCCAAGCGTCATCGTAAGGAAAAAACGTTTCGCTTTGCAGGTATCTCAGCGGTTGTGATCGCTCTCGCATTTGTTGCCTTATTGTTCGGCAGTATTTTGGCAAAAGGTCTACCGTCCTTCTGGCAAAGCAGTATTACTGTTCCTGTTTTTTTTGATCCAGCGATCATCAATGTTGGGGCGAAGCCAAAACAAACAGCAGGTGAAACCCCAGCTCACTTCGAAGAGCGCATGGTCGCTTGGCAAACTGAAATGGGTATGGTGGATTGGGATGCCTTGATCGTAAATGGAATCGTTGCTAAAAATAAAGCATTAGAGTCTCAACGTGATTATCTAAGCAGTTTATATACCAGTTCTGAAGCATACCGTTTGCGTGATATGGTGCTTAAAAACCCTGCGCTGATTGGAAGCAAAGAAGAGATCAAATTTTTAGCAGATGCCAATGTTGATGTATGGTTAGCGGGTAATATTGATCGTAGTCTGCCTGATGATCAGCAACAACTTGAACCAGAAGTACGCCAACTTGCAGATCAGTTAAAGGCGGAAGGAATTATTAAAAGTACCTTCAATACCAACTTGTTCTTTAGTCCAGACTCTCGTAGTTCACCAGCAACCAGTGGTTTAGCAGGCGCATTCATGGGTTCATTATTCATGATGATGATCGTGATCGTGATCTCGATACCAATCGGTGTTGCCAGTGCAATTTATCTTGAAGAGTTTGCACCAAAAAACATGATGACTGACATTATTGAAGTCAACATTAACAACTTGGCCGCGGTTCCTTCGATTGTATTTGGTTTATTGGGTGCTGCAATCTTTATTGCTTGGATGCAGCTACCATTATCAGCACCCTTAGTCGGTGGTTTGGTTCTGAGTTTAATGACATTGCCGACCGTGATTATCACGACACGTGCATCGTTAAAAGCAGTTCCACCTTCGATTCGTCAAGCCGCGTTAGGTTTAGGTGCATCGAAAGTACAAACCATTTTTCATCATGTATTACCGTTGGCATTACCTGGCATTATGACAGGTGCGATCATCGGGGTTGCACATGCATTGGGTGAAACTGCACCGTTGCTTTTAATCGGTATGAGCGCTTTCGTTGCTAGTGTTCCGACTACACCTTTAGATCAAGCGACTGCATTACCTGTACAGGTTTATTTATGGCAAGGTAATGAATTACGTAACTTCTTTGAAGGACGTACTGCAGCAGCGATTATTGTTTTACTGGCATTAATGATTGGTTTGAACAGCCTTGCCATTTGGCTCCGTAAGAAATTTGAAGTGCGTTGGTAA
- the pstC gene encoding phosphate ABC transporter permease subunit PstC, translated as MNLLLIGVLLALVAIAYQIGLSKSRNLAGKGNNSAALHSRPGYYGALVALWCGIPAFLILIIWNLVEPSILQHIIFNNIPASVSSTLDAAGRDVLTSRVQAIASGFGVTDQPAAYEVAAAQQLAKFQTIGSFAKLAVVISAGLAGLVWAKRHVSQQFRARNQVEKTINVALILCSGVAILTTIGIVLSMLKEALHFFHFVSPVDFFFGTEWNPGFSTSGNAEGSYGILPLIWGTLMVSGIALLVAVPIGLLVAIYLAEYASPSLRSWAKPAIEVLAGIPTIVYGVFALMVIGPFFKIVGESVGININATSALTAGFVMGIMIIPFVSSLSDDIITQVPRALRDGSLGLGATKSETIRQVVLPAALPGITGAFLLAVSRAVGETMIVVLAAGNSPLLHANPFEAVSTVTVTIVKQLTGDTDFASPQALVAFALGLTLFVITLGLNIIALYIVRKYREQYE; from the coding sequence ATGAATCTGCTACTTATCGGTGTGTTATTAGCCCTTGTGGCAATTGCATATCAAATCGGGCTGAGCAAAAGCCGTAACCTAGCAGGTAAGGGAAATAACTCAGCAGCACTACATTCTCGTCCAGGATATTATGGGGCGTTGGTTGCTTTGTGGTGTGGTATTCCTGCTTTTTTAATTTTGATTATTTGGAACTTGGTTGAACCAAGTATTTTACAACATATTATTTTTAATAATATTCCTGCATCTGTGAGTTCAACTTTAGATGCGGCAGGTCGTGATGTTTTAACCAGTCGTGTACAAGCGATTGCATCTGGTTTTGGGGTAACAGATCAGCCAGCAGCATATGAAGTTGCAGCAGCACAACAACTTGCTAAATTCCAAACGATTGGATCTTTTGCAAAACTTGCAGTGGTGATTAGTGCAGGATTAGCAGGTTTAGTTTGGGCAAAACGCCATGTCAGCCAGCAATTCCGTGCACGTAACCAAGTCGAAAAAACCATTAATGTTGCTTTGATTCTGTGTTCAGGTGTCGCAATCTTGACAACAATCGGTATTGTTTTATCGATGTTGAAAGAGGCGCTACACTTTTTCCATTTTGTGAGCCCAGTTGATTTCTTTTTTGGTACTGAATGGAACCCGGGTTTTAGCACATCAGGAAATGCAGAAGGTAGTTACGGTATCTTACCGTTAATCTGGGGTACCTTGATGGTGAGTGGTATCGCATTGTTGGTTGCGGTGCCGATTGGTTTGTTGGTCGCGATTTATTTGGCTGAATATGCATCGCCAAGTTTACGTTCTTGGGCAAAACCTGCGATTGAGGTTTTGGCGGGGATTCCAACGATCGTTTATGGCGTATTCGCTTTAATGGTTATTGGCCCATTCTTTAAAATTGTGGGTGAAAGTGTTGGTATCAATATTAATGCGACCAGCGCTCTAACAGCAGGTTTTGTAATGGGAATTATGATTATCCCATTCGTTTCCTCATTATCCGATGACATCATTACTCAGGTACCTCGCGCATTACGTGATGGTTCTTTGGGCTTAGGTGCAACGAAATCAGAAACTATTCGTCAAGTGGTTCTGCCAGCTGCCTTACCAGGGATTACTGGTGCATTTTTGCTTGCCGTATCCCGTGCCGTAGGTGAGACCATGATTGTGGTGCTTGCAGCAGGGAACAGTCCATTGTTGCATGCAAATCCATTTGAAGCAGTTTCGACAGTAACCGTCACGATTGTGAAGCAATTAACAGGGGATACTGACTTTGCGAGCCCACAAGCACTGGTGGCATTTGCCCTTGGTTTAACCTTGTTTGTGATTACTTTGGGTCTAAACATTATTGCACTGTACATCGTGCGTAAATATCGTGAGCAATACGAATGA
- a CDS encoding substrate-binding domain-containing protein gives MRLNPRHIAIALAVSGATVATTANAARDTIQIAGSSTVLPFASIVAEEFGNTFPQFKAPVVGSGGTGGGLKQFCQGVGDNTIDIANASRQIKDTELDACKKSGVNQVQEIKVGYDGIVFASNVKKAAYKLKPVHVFTALSAQLPSNGKLVPNPYTTWNQIDKSLPNEPITLVIPASNHGTREVFQEKMVDAGCEAFDYYKALSKDDQKKACSTFRKDGRVIEIAGDYTETLARLKTSPNAVGVFGLGFYDSNRDKLRVATVNGVTPSEKTVLDGSYLVSRPLFFYVKGEHLKSIKGLPQYTEFFLNKKISGKGSKLEKAGLIPLSDKERAKILADFKAGKSVK, from the coding sequence ATGCGCTTAAATCCACGTCACATCGCAATTGCATTAGCTGTATCTGGGGCAACTGTAGCAACGACTGCAAATGCAGCTCGTGATACGATTCAAATTGCTGGTTCATCTACTGTATTACCGTTTGCAAGTATTGTTGCTGAAGAGTTTGGCAACACATTCCCACAGTTCAAAGCACCCGTTGTTGGTTCAGGTGGTACGGGTGGTGGTTTGAAGCAATTCTGTCAAGGTGTAGGTGATAACACTATCGACATCGCAAATGCTTCTCGTCAAATTAAAGACACAGAGCTTGATGCATGTAAAAAATCTGGCGTAAACCAAGTACAAGAAATTAAAGTCGGTTATGACGGCATCGTATTTGCATCAAACGTTAAAAAAGCAGCATATAAATTAAAACCAGTACATGTATTTACTGCATTATCTGCACAATTGCCTTCAAATGGTAAATTAGTTCCAAACCCATATACCACTTGGAACCAAATTGATAAATCATTACCAAATGAACCAATTACTTTAGTTATTCCTGCATCTAACCACGGTACGCGTGAAGTGTTCCAAGAGAAAATGGTTGATGCTGGTTGTGAAGCATTTGATTACTACAAAGCTTTAAGCAAAGATGATCAAAAGAAAGCATGTTCAACTTTCCGTAAAGATGGCCGTGTGATTGAAATTGCGGGTGACTATACTGAAACTTTAGCTCGCTTGAAGACTTCTCCAAACGCAGTGGGTGTATTTGGTCTAGGTTTCTATGATTCAAACCGTGATAAATTACGTGTAGCAACTGTAAATGGCGTGACTCCATCTGAGAAAACGGTATTAGATGGTAGCTACCTTGTTTCACGTCCATTGTTCTTCTACGTGAAAGGCGAGCACTTGAAATCAATCAAAGGCTTACCACAATATACAGAATTCTTCTTAAACAAGAAAATTTCTGGTAAAGGTTCTAAATTAGAAAAAGCTGGTTTGATTCCTTTAAGCGACAAAGAGCGCGCAAAAATCCTAGCTGATTTTAAAGCTGGTAAATCAGTTAAGTAA
- a CDS encoding SRPBCC family protein, with the protein MLNPVIIETQMLIRKPIHSTFEAFIDPEITSKFWFSSATGKLEQGKTVEWTWEKYQVSAKVKVTKIISNELIQIQWGEPSSTVDFIFEALNDNQTYVRIQNYNIPFQGDELISFIIDSTGGFTTVLDSLKAYLEHGLKLNLVQDKFPPF; encoded by the coding sequence ATGCTAAATCCTGTCATCATTGAAACACAAATGCTGATTCGTAAACCGATTCACAGCACTTTTGAAGCATTTATTGATCCAGAAATCACCTCAAAGTTTTGGTTTAGTTCAGCTACAGGAAAGCTAGAACAAGGAAAAACCGTTGAATGGACATGGGAAAAATATCAAGTTTCAGCAAAAGTAAAGGTGACCAAAATCATTTCCAATGAATTGATTCAAATTCAGTGGGGCGAACCGAGCAGTACGGTTGATTTCATCTTTGAAGCTTTAAACGACAACCAAACTTATGTCAGGATTCAGAACTACAACATCCCTTTTCAAGGCGATGAACTGATTTCTTTTATTATTGATAGTACTGGCGGTTTCACAACAGTACTGGATAGCTTAAAAGCCTACTTAGAACATGGTCTAAAACTTAATCTCGTACAGGATAAATTTCCGCCCTTCTAA
- a CDS encoding amino acid permease has protein sequence MDVNNKHELKQGLSNRHIQLIALGGAIGTGLFLGLSQTIKLAGPSILLGYAIAGVIAFLIMRHLGEMVVEEPVSGSFSYFANKYWGRMAGFMSGWNYWVLYVLVSMAELSAIGTFIHFWWPDVPTWLTALVFFILLNAINLVNVRFFGESEFLFSCIKIVAILSMIGFGAYLLLSGSAGPQAGIANLWQHGGFFPHGTHGFIMALAVIMFAFGGLELIGIAAAETKKPETTIPKAVNQIVYRILIFYIGAIGILLCLYPWNMVAEGGSPFVLIFQSLNSNGVANVLNFVVLIAAVSVYNSCIYCNSRMLHGLAEQGNAPAILKKVNARGIPVPAAIVSASITAVCVVVNYLIPGKAFELFMMLVVAALVINWLMISVTHLKFNKAMQLKRHQTKFKSILSPWSNYLTISFVCFILIIMAMTPDMRIAVMMVPLWLGGLALVYVLKYRKKVVIATEIQPNL, from the coding sequence ATGGATGTAAACAATAAACATGAGTTAAAACAAGGATTGTCCAATCGACATATCCAGCTGATAGCACTTGGTGGTGCGATTGGTACAGGATTATTTTTGGGGCTTTCACAAACCATCAAACTGGCAGGACCTTCTATATTATTGGGCTATGCGATTGCAGGTGTGATTGCTTTTTTAATCATGCGTCATCTAGGTGAAATGGTGGTTGAAGAACCCGTCAGTGGTTCATTTAGTTATTTTGCCAATAAGTACTGGGGCCGCATGGCTGGCTTTATGTCGGGTTGGAATTATTGGGTGCTGTATGTGTTGGTCAGTATGGCTGAACTCAGTGCCATTGGAACCTTCATCCATTTTTGGTGGCCAGATGTTCCAACATGGCTGACAGCCTTGGTATTCTTTATTTTGCTGAATGCGATCAATTTGGTCAATGTTCGCTTTTTTGGTGAATCGGAATTTCTATTTTCCTGCATCAAGATTGTTGCAATTTTAAGCATGATTGGCTTTGGTGCATATTTATTGCTTTCTGGTTCTGCGGGTCCGCAGGCGGGTATTGCCAATTTATGGCAGCACGGTGGTTTTTTCCCGCACGGCACGCATGGCTTTATTATGGCATTAGCTGTAATTATGTTTGCTTTTGGTGGGCTTGAATTAATCGGGATTGCAGCGGCAGAAACTAAAAAACCAGAAACCACGATTCCTAAGGCGGTCAATCAGATTGTGTACCGTATTTTGATTTTTTATATCGGTGCGATCGGGATTCTCTTATGTCTTTATCCATGGAACATGGTAGCAGAAGGTGGTAGCCCTTTTGTCTTGATCTTCCAGTCTTTAAATAGCAATGGCGTTGCCAACGTTTTAAATTTCGTGGTTTTGATCGCAGCCGTTTCTGTTTATAACAGTTGTATTTACTGTAATAGCCGCATGTTGCATGGATTAGCTGAACAAGGCAATGCACCTGCGATACTAAAAAAAGTGAATGCGCGTGGTATTCCTGTACCTGCTGCGATTGTCTCGGCTTCAATTACGGCCGTTTGTGTAGTGGTTAATTATCTGATCCCTGGCAAAGCTTTCGAACTATTTATGATGCTGGTTGTGGCGGCATTGGTGATTAACTGGCTGATGATTTCAGTGACACATTTGAAATTTAATAAAGCAATGCAGTTAAAGCGACATCAAACCAAGTTTAAAAGTATCTTAAGTCCATGGAGTAATTATTTAACCATTAGTTTTGTCTGTTTTATTTTGATCATTATGGCAATGACACCAGATATGCGCATAGCTGTGATGATGGTACCACTGTGGTTGGGTGGTTTAGCTTTAGTCTATGTATTGAAGTATCGTAAAAAAGTGGTAATTGCTACAGAGATTCAGCCGAATCTTTGA